In Streptacidiphilus sp. P02-A3a, the DNA window CTCCCAGGGCAGTGGTGTTCCGTGGACCAGGCGTCGGCTGCGCAGGTAGCCGAGCGGGCCGTAGAGCAGGCCCCGGCGCTGGAGCCGGGACAGCCGCTCGGGCCAGGCGTGCGCGTGCCGGGGCTCGGCCGGGCCGCCGCCGACCGGCTCCGGCCTGGCGCCGGTGTGGCGCAGCGCGTAGCGGATGCCGCCGGGCAGTCGGCGCAGCAGCGCGGGCAGCATCCGCGGCTCCCGGGCGACGGCCGCGGTCAGGTAGGCGCCGAGGCCCGCGCCGTAGCCGAAGGCCTGGGCGTCCAGGTCCTCCGGGCGGTCCCGGTGGTGGTGCCAGACCAGGGCCCGCGGCTGGTAGACCAGGTGGTGGCCGTTGACCACGGCCCGGAAGAAGGACAGCAGGTCGTCGCCGCCCCGGGCCGGGGTGCCGGTGCCGGTGGCCGGGTCGAAGCCGCCGAGGTCGCGCAGGGCCCGGGTGCGGAAGGCCATGTTGGCGCCGGAGCCGAAGCGTCCGGCGGTGAACGGGAACAGCGGCTCGTCCGGCGGCGGGCGGTCGAGCCGCCAGGCGCGGCGCCGGAAGCCCTTGGTGAAGCCGCCGTGGGCCTCCAGCATGACCTGGGTCCTGGTGCGCAGCCGGGCGGGCAGGATCAGTCCGGTGACGCAGCCGACGGCGGGGTCGGCCGCGCTGCCGTCGGCGTCGGCGAAGGCCGCCACCAGCGCCCGCAGCCAGTCCGGGTCGAGCACCACGTCGTCGTCGGTGAAGGCGGTGATCTCGCCGAGGGACTCGGCCAGGCCGCGGTTGTGGGCGGCGGCGAGGCCGCGGACCGGCTCCCGGACGTAGCGGACCCGGTCGGCGTGGCGCTGCCGGACCAGGGTGCGGGTGGCGTCGGTGA includes these proteins:
- a CDS encoding glycosyltransferase family 2 protein, coding for MKQTEPRPPDPAAAPGPPLRLNPDHAPIEVAELELGDGGQAPVLRRVGEPGPVPAGRVLALARVGGHPVGLVQATVGESEDPARLLAEAARRELGPELRRAAAESAAATPVAEPYQPLVTVVIATRERPEPLARCLDSVAALRYPRIEVVVVDNDPVTDATRTLVRQRHADRVRYVREPVRGLAAAHNRGLAESLGEITAFTDDDVVLDPDWLRALVAAFADADGSAADPAVGCVTGLILPARLRTRTQVMLEAHGGFTKGFRRRAWRLDRPPPDEPLFPFTAGRFGSGANMAFRTRALRDLGGFDPATGTGTPARGGDDLLSFFRAVVNGHHLVYQPRALVWHHHRDRPEDLDAQAFGYGAGLGAYLTAAVAREPRMLPALLRRLPGGIRYALRHTGARPEPVGGGPAEPRHAHAWPERLSRLQRRGLLYGPLGYLRSRRLVHGTPLPWEARRHGH